The Amblyomma americanum isolate KBUSLIRL-KWMA chromosome 3, ASM5285725v1, whole genome shotgun sequence genome window below encodes:
- the LOC144125460 gene encoding phospholipid scramblase 2-like, whose product MSVVITEQPLTPSAPSICPPGLEYLTTVDQLVVQQQSDIFQSFVGYEKCNKYVAKNVLGQFVYLFAEDSGCCKRWLCCTRRCFEMKVMDYRNVEVMRFIRPLRSDFCCCFCCLQYIEVQAPPTVTIAYLYQDWSPFFPSYTVYDRQCNPMISVAGPFCTQTFFYCLETKFEVRTLGGILIGMITRQLPGNGRNLYLDADTFNLTFPLDLDVHVKAALLACTMLIDFMFFETTC is encoded by the exons ATGTCGGTGGTCATCA CTGAACAACCCCTGACACCATCGGCTCCTTCGATATGTCCCCCCGGCCTCGAATACTTAACGACCGTTGACCAGCTGGTAGTTCAACAGCAAAGCGACATTTTCCAGA GCTTCGTCGGCTACGAAAAATGCAACAAGTACGTCGCCAAGAACGTATTAGGACAGTTCGTGTACTTGTTCGCCGAAG acagcgGTTGCTGCAAGCGATGGCTGTGCTGCACGCGCCGCTGTTTTGAAATGAAAGTGATGGACTACCGCAACGTTGAGGTGATGCGTTTTATTCGGCCACTGAGGAGCGATTTCTGCTGTTGTTTCTGCTGCCTACAG TACATCGAAGTGCAGGCGCCACCCACGGTGACCATAGCCTACCTCTACCAGGACTGGTCGCCCTTCTTCCCTTCGTACACGGTCTACGATCGCCAGTGTAATCCCATGATATCCGTCGCTGGGCCGTTCTGCACGCAGACGTTCTTCTACTGCCTGGAGACCAAATTCGAG GTGCGGACGCTGGGAGGCATCCTGATCGGCATGATCACGAGGCAGCTGCCTGGTAATGGACGGAACCTCTACTTGGACGCCGACACTTTCAACCTCACCTTTCCCCTCGACTTGGACGTGCACGTGAAGGCGGCGTTGCTCGCATGCACCATGCTCATC GACTTCATGTTCTTCGAGACAACGTGTTAG